In Coffea arabica cultivar ET-39 chromosome 9e, Coffea Arabica ET-39 HiFi, whole genome shotgun sequence, the genomic window CTGAGCtcaacatatatacatttcatACACGATTTCCACTGTTCGATTTGTTCGcttattttttcttgtttggcGTTGCCTATTTATCTCATTTCTTGAATAAAGGTTTAGCTCACTCAACCTGCTGTACTGTACTGctaaattttgtataattaaGATAGTCAGAAGCCATGCCAATTTGCATATGTATTTCGCTTAGCCAGCTTCATTTAAAAACATTTAACTAGAGAGATTAATATTCACGGCACTAGATCTTTATCGATTGGAGTTACTTGCTGGAGACAAATGCAAATGCTTTGTTCACTTCTCAGTCTGGAATGAACGCTTCTGTCAATCTTTTCTGGTTACTATCTCTCCTTCTGCTGGTGCAATATCCTGTTCCAAAGGCTGATTATTTCTAGCAGTGTCACATTTCTTTAGTGTGCTTATATCTCTGCCTGCGTGTACTAGGAGAGAGTAACAGAATGAGTGGTTACTGTGCGAGTTATTGCTGATTCCATATGTTTGTATATGATGTATTCTTCTGTATTGATTGATAGTACAGAATGTGGCGTTTCAGTTATTGGGCATTTAGCATGTGAAGTCTAGCATGATTAGTTTTTTGATGAGAACTATTACATGTGGTTCTGCAACTGTGTCCCATGGCATAAGTTCCTTTATGTTTCTCCCTGTTTTTGTGTAAACATCGCTGCTCCTTCCTTTTTTTGGGCCCCCAGGGGGGGGGGATATATTAGCAATAATTTAATGATATGATCATGTTCTTGCTCTGATTGTGGATAAAGGCTTCATTAGAAAGAATTATGGTAGGCGTAATTCTTGTCTGAAGCATCTCAACTTAATCTGTATCTATGTCTGATGATTGAGAAATTCTGgatcaccaaaaatcatgtttacacattttcTTTGGCATTTTTTGACAAAGAACACTTTAAAAGTTCATCCTCATTCTCTTGCAGTGAACAATCCGAAAAAATCTGGCCCCACTCTGAATGAGACATTTCTTGGTATGCTGTATCCGACTGAAAACTACAAAGTGTAAGAGTATTTTGATGCTTAAATATCCAATCCACTCATATAGGAGTGGGAACTTACAAGATTATTACATAGCTGTTGTTGCTCTATTTGGTCTTTACATCTCTCTGCATATTTGCAGGTATGGTTATCTGACTAACACAAAGGTCAAGTTTATATTGGTTACAACAGATCTGGACGTCCGGGATGCAGATGTTAGAAACGTAAGTTTTTTTTCTCtgcaaatgtgaaaattttgattCCATAGCTTATTGAGCCATGATCTATGTAATAATGGGCTTAAACACTGGTAATATCCCCTCCATTttccccctcttcctccccAGCACTGCTGGGTCAAGTTTCACACTCAATGCTTTGAACATTCACAAATCTCGCATCATTGAGTTGCAAGAATAATATGAGCACAAATGATGATGTTGAAAGCTGCAATGAGGTTGTATCGCCCCTCTCTCTGGCTGTAGTTGGTTTTCAATGAACTCGTGCCTGTGCCGTGACAAATTAATTGGTGCTACTGAACTTCAAGTCTTGATGCAGATCATGTCCCTccctctcccccccccccccctcttctcttcaaacaacaaaaaaaaagaaatctttttGATGACTTCGTCTTGCACAACTTCTTCTTCATCGTCATCATCTTTTCTTTCAATAAACTCGTGATAGTAGAAATTCAATAATGGTACTAGTTTGGTTAAGTTTTAATGGTTTGTAGGGTGTCTTTAACTTCTGGACATCTCAGCTGACTTTGATTTATTTGATGTAAATTACTAGTTCTTCAGGAGGTTCCATGCTGCTTATGTTGATGCAGTATCAAACCCGTTTCATGTCCCTGGGAAGAAAATAACCTCAAGGGTTTTTGCAGATAGAGTCAGCAACATTGTCAAGTCTTTTGGATTTAGTCCAACTGGGTGATGATGCACAAATGTGGATATAGTCACCTGTAGCAGCAGCTCTCTGTTATTTGCGAGGCCATTTACCAGTAATTCCAGCTTGGATGTGGGTGGGTTAATTTTGCTGGTCAATTGATTTCAGCTGTATGCCTGGAAAGGAAATGTAAAGAATTCTAGTCCTTATTTTGTAGCAATAAAATAGGTGTGGACCTTTATACTATACTCTACATATTCTCTTTTTAATTCTCCTCGACATAATACTTTGACTTGCATATCATTCTGTCGAAGACTTTGACTAGAAATCTAAGGACTTAATTTTTGTCTTTTGAAGCTGTTTCGACCGACCATGAGTAGCAGAGATACTAAAAATCAAATGAGACGCCAAATCTGAAAAACTGAAAACTTGATCATAATACTGGAACTCCAGGAGTATCATAAGATGAATGTCAGATCTGAATAAAATTGCTTCaagtttgaagaaaaaaatttagatctaacttcaagatttggtgatttttagagggataattttagaaacctcccgtaaggtttttaacaatttcaactAGTTCttttgagatttgaaaaattacgtaTACCTCTCTCTCGAGGTTACTATTTTGGTTACAAAAACTATTTAATGGTCAAATTTTTGAATGAATAATCCAAAATGCCCTCATGAAATTGTGAGGTTCAGTTTACCTTCTTacataattatttaaaaattaggGAACATGAACAAAATCTCAAATTCATTTTCAACGCTCATCTCTGCTATTTTAAACCTTTAATATTACCACATTTCAAATTAGTACTA contains:
- the LOC140014875 gene encoding uncharacterized protein; amino-acid sequence: MIVCVAVVGHQNNPLYIQSFTEADDALKLHHIVHCSLDVVDERVNNPKKSGPTLNETFLGMLYPTENYKVYGYLTNTKVKFILVTTDLDVRDADVRNFFRRFHAAYVDAVSNPFHVPGKKITSRVFADRVSNIVKSFGFSPTG